taataaaatttctatgcttgtggatcatgaaaagtatgcattatgtgatagttatattgttgaattcattcatgatgctactaaaaattattatgagagaggaacatatgcttgtaggctTCTCACTagtatcaagtttcctctctttatgttgaaagtattgaggttgcacttgttttgccttcctatgatagttgattcttgttcccataagttgtttgtttgcaaaattcctatgcataggaagtgggttaggcttaaatgtgtttaccatgtgtttcatgatgctctcgttatgttttaattcttatcttttatgcgagcatcattgaaaccatcatgcctagctaaaaggcattaaagaaaagcgcttgttgagggacaacccaacacttttacctactgcttttgtatgttcacatgattatgctactatagtaatcatgttttattgattttgtttcaataaagtgccaagtaaagcatttgggatagtgtggatgatagttgacttgattctgtgcaaaaacagaaacgttttcgctcagtccaggaattttaAAAATTCACTGAAACGTGAtttagatctgaattttctataggtgatagatatacaaactccctacgttgtcctaatttttcagaatttttggagtagcagaagtatggttggagtacagattactacagactgttctgtttttgacagattctgttttcaattcatagtttgcttgttttctagtttctatggcttatattgctcaatataaattatggaaatgatatgatacaTTAGGCATtatgtgagaacaattatgaatcttgtctttgacaataccaaagtgaatgatttgttttatcatactaacctatctcacgaagttccgttaagttttgtgtggttgaagttttcaagttttgggtgagatatcgatacgaggagaataaggagtgaaaagatcctaagcttgaggattcccaaggcaccccaagttaatattcaaggaatatccaagcaactaagcttggggatgccccggaaggcatcccctctttcgtctccaacattatcggtaatcttacttggggctatattttcattcgtcacatgatatgagttttgcttggagcaacattttattttgttttgatttgcTTGCTGATATCTATAATAATATTTTGCATATTTtacttcaataaaaatgtcaagtatagcctttgccatgcttattttgcaagtatatgagttgccgtttcaaaacagaaagtttatcgctgttgcaaaaattctctacagtagagaatgataaggtagGGACAACGTAGGGAATTTGATAAGGTAGGGAGAACGTAGAATGAtaagtagagaatgataaggaatccgcgagttgagtgccaaaacatatctcaagtgaatcaatataataccccattgtcaccacgggtattcatatgcaggacatatatcaagtgctctcaaatccataaaagtattcaatccgataaaacgaaatctcaaagggaaaacttaattcatcacaacaagatatagagcgagaaacaccatatgatccaactatattaacaaagcccgcgatacatcaagattgtgccatctcaagaacacgagagagagagagagagattaaacacatagctactggtaaaaaccctcagcccgagggtggactactccttCCTCATCTTGGtggccgccgagatgatgaagatggccaccggtgatgatttccccctccggcagagtgccggaacggggtctagattggattTTCATagttacagaggcttgcggtggcggaacttctgatctagggttatttctgatggtttctctatttataggattttttggtgttggtttcacgctaagatgggccttgaggagagcacaacccaccggggggCGCCTGGGCCCCCTAGCGCGCCCTGATGTCTTGTGCCCTACTCCTTCATGTTCTGGTCCTTCCACGAAGCTTCAGGGGTCcagaacaaaagagacccccgaagcttcgtggaaggaccagaacatgaaggagtagggcacaagacatcagggcgcgccagggggcccaggcgcccccggtgggttgtgctctcctcgaggcccatcttagcgtgaaaccaacgccaaaaaatcctataaatagagaaaccatcagaaataaccctagatcagaagttccgccaccgcaagcctctgtagacaCGAAAAAcaaatctagaccccgttccggcactccgccggagggggaaatcatcaccggtggccatcttcatcatcccggcggccaccaagATGAGGAaggagtagtccacccttggggctgagggtttttaccagtagctatgtgtttaatctatctatctctctctctctctcatgttcttgagatggcacaatcttgatgtatcgcgtgctttgttaatatagttggatcatatggtgtttctcgctctatatcttgttgtgatgaattaagttttccctttgagaattcattttatcggattgaatacttttatggatttgagagcacttgatatatgtcctgcatatgaatacccgtggtgacaatggggtattatattgattcacttgagatatgttttggcactcaactcgcggattcccgaggtgacattggagtaatCTATGCATatataggggttgatgcacgttctcgtcttttgtttctctagtagaaatcttggggcacactttggggttctttgtgttggattgagtattatgaatctgaatttattttggtgttattttagtacgaactcttgatagatcgatcaaAAATAATAacttgtgttattttagtatgaactcttgatagatcgatcggaaagaataacttggtgttattttagtacgaactcttggatagatcgatcagaaagaatagctacaacaatttattcttatgttttACGCTAggtaggaactttggagtgattcttcatcgcatgtTGAGGAATGGTTATGTGATCccattatattagcattgttgaaaGATTGCACTaacgaaagtacggaccctaggcctcattttcgatcattgcaacaccgtttgtgctcacttttgttactcgTTACGTTGCTATTTTTTATTATTcatattacaaaaatcaatatctactatcattactacgcttgtatcaccatctcttcgccgaactagtgcacctatacaaattacgattgtatttggtgtgttggggacacaagagactttttattatttgcttgcagggttgtttgagagagaccatcttcatcctacgcctcccatggattaataaatcttaggtcatccacttgagggaaatttgctattgtcctacaaaactttgcGCTTGGAGGCACAACACGAGTCTataagaacaagttgtgtagtagacatcagtgacTCTCCCAGCAAGCAGCTTGGCGATGGTTGTAGCTCACCCAGTACCGACAGCCCCCAGCTCGTCAGCCCTTGCTAGGGAGAATTTTGATGAAGAGATCTACCGCATACTGGCTCCTTTGACCCAGAAGACCTAGGAAGCGAGTGACCTCGGTGATAGTTCCAAGGAATTGGCTTTTCTGGAGATAGTAGCTGCCGGGCTTAAGGAAGTACAAGAGAGGTACGACCAGAAGCGGCAAGTGATCCAGGACGATCACAAAGCCTGTGATTCGGCCACCCAGCAACTGAAGGACAAGGTTAAGGAATTGCGCTCCTGGTACAATGCCCGGTCACGCGAACTCAGGGACCATGAGGAGAGAATGGCGGTTGCAGCACAGGGAGCACGGACTCGCGATGCCAGGTTGAAGATCCTTTTACATCATCAAAATCATACTCTTTCCTTTCAGAAACAAAGAGGAAAAAAGGGATTGGGGAAAGGTTTGGTTGCCCAATAATCTTCTTCTGAATCTGCACCCACAAAAAATGATCTTCTAAAACTGAACAAACGATGCTATCTGTCGCAGTGCTTTGTGAGACCGGCGGTCAACATAGCTTTGTAACAGGGGCCTCCTTACCACAATGTATCATTCAGTCGTGTACTTTGTTATGTTGCTTTATCTATAAAGCAAGGTGTtcgggatattactactgggcgtaaaccggccaggagaggccgggttaacctcATAACGGTTcactgtatctgaagcccatgaagacatagacggtgacgctttatgaaggccagggcccaaagccggttcaaggcctgtagacataaaccaacattgatatgtaaacttgtgttgtaagatagaaagaatAGAGACCAAGCCGGACACGTTGATGAGCCGGCCTCTGGATTCTGTAAACTGACGggcgtcaacctatgtatataaggggacgacccggcggcggtttagggacaacagacaacaattcaagactcaggcaaagcatattcgctccctggtcatcaaaacgctagcaattccacaacaactggattagtcctttaccttcaccgcaaggggccgaaccagtataaactctctgcgtcccttgtccgctttaacccctttaagctaacccgtcgcgatggctccacgactaagtcctttctcttggacatctgccgtgacaaaaccacgacacaaGGTGAAAGCCTGTTCGAGAGAGACCGATGCCGCTCATCATTTTGTCGTGCAACCTCCCGCTTCCACCTCGAAATGCTTGATCAGATCCAGCAGGTTGCCAAGCGATAACCCGCCCTTCTGCACGGTcgcctctccttctccgagagcaccagcgccttcctcctcctctccctctcctcctccatccaTGATGCTCCTGACGACTGCCTCCACCACCTCTCTCCCCACCACGACCCCCTTCTTTGCCACCCACAGCAACAGCTCCTTAATCCCAACACTCCCGCTGATTCTGAGCACCTCCACGGCCAGCTTCTCGTTCAAGAAATGGTCCGAGAAGTGCGGCCATGTCACTACCGGCAGCCCTGCCGCGATCGCCTCCAGCATTGAGTTCCACCCACGGTGCATCATGAAGCCGCCCGCGACCGCGTGGTTCAGGATAAGCACATGCGGTGACCACCCTTTGATCAGCATCCCACGCCTATCGACGCACTCCTTGAGGTCCCGCATGAACTCACACACATCCTCGCCGTACTGGTCGGGGTTCTCCAGAACACAGACGAACGGGTGGCCCGACACCTTGAGCCTGAGCCCGAGCTCAGCGACCCTGCTTCGGGTCCGCATGCATGATGCTCCCGAAGCTGACGTACACGACAGTGTTGGGCTCCTTGCCTTCGAGCCACCGGAGAGACTCATCGGCGTTAATGGCGGTGGTGGTGTTCCCACTCTTTCCTAGTGTCTCGGCGTGCTGGTGGTACAACGACACCGGTCCCATGGTCCACGGCTTCATGTTCCTGGCAGCCGCATACCCAGCGACGTACTCCAGATCCATCTCTAGGAAGGAGTTCATGACGACTTCACCGGACTCTACTAGCGCTAGCTCGATTTCATCGGCTAGCTTCTCGAACCCGGCCCCCCGAAAGAACCCGGGGGCTTGCGCCCTCATCACCTCGATTCGCCTCTCCATGCCCAGCACAACCACCGGCTCGTTGTCGTCGGCCACGCCGTTGTAGGAGTTGTACCTCTCGACGTTGTGCTGGCACAGAACGCAGAAGGCGCACATGCTGAAGAAGCAGAGCTGTGGGACCTTGAGATTGGCCGCAACCTGCATGGTCCACGGGTGGCAGAAGTTCGAGACGGTGCACATCGGG
This sequence is a window from Aegilops tauschii subsp. strangulata cultivar AL8/78 chromosome 7, Aet v6.0, whole genome shotgun sequence. Protein-coding genes within it:
- the LOC109776573 gene encoding UDP-glycosyltransferase 73D1-like codes for the protein MDPMCTVSNFCHPWTMQVAANLKVPQLCFFSMCAFCVLCQHNVERYNSYNGVADDNEPVVVLGMERRIEVMRAQAPGFFRGAGFEKLADEIELALVESGEVVMNSFLEMDLEYVAGYAAARNMKPWTMGPVSLYHQHAETLGKSGNTTTAINADESLRVAELGLRLKVSGHPFVCVLENPDQYGEDVCEFMRDLKECVDRRGMLIKGWSPHVLILNHAVAGGFMMHRGWNSMLEAIAAGLPVVTWPHFSDHFLNEKLAVEVLRISGSVGIKELLLWVAKKGVVVGREVVEAVVRSIMDGGGEGEEEEGAGALGEGEATVQKGGLSLGNLLDLIKHFEAFTLCRGFVTADVQEKGLSRGAIATGLEPALGPGLHKASPSMSSWASDTVNRYEIQKKIIGQPNLSPIPFFLFVSERKEYDFDDVKGSSTWHRESVLPVLQPPFSPHGP